The region CCAGGTCTACGAAAAGGTCAAGGATCGCCTCGTCGCCAAACAGCCGAAAAAATAGCCGGGCAACAACCGCGCGGTTTCCGGAAGGGGGGTGGTCGCAAGCGGCCGCCCCCCTTCCGTTTTGCCCCCGGGACAATGGTATGCCTTGACTTAATCGGCGAATATCTGTAAGTTTATTATTTTACAATAGCTGTAAGGAGTTGAAATGAAACCACTCTTTTTAAATCCTCCCACCTTCGAGGACTTTGACGGCGGCGCCGGCGCCCGCTACCAGGCATCCCGCGAGGTGACCTCATTCTGGTATCCCACCTGGCTCTGCTATCCGGCCGGGATGATCGAGGGGAGCCGCGTCGTGGACGCGCCGGTGCAGCGTCTCTCCATCGAGGAGTGCCTGGCTATCGCCAAGGATTACGATCTGGTGGTGATGTACACCTCCACGCCGACCCTGAAGATCGACATCGAGACCGCACGCCGCATCAAGGCCCAGAAGCCGGGGACCGTCACGGTCCTGACCGGTCCGCACGTCACCATCCAGCCGGAGGAATCCCTCAAGGCCGGCGCAGGCATCATCGACATCGTCTGCCGCGGCGAGTTCGATTACGCCGTCAAGGAGTTGTGCGAGGGGCGTGAGTGGGAGCGTGTGGAGGGGATCAGCTTCCTGCGCAACGGGCAGGCGGTCCACACCCCGGACCGGCCGATTCTCACCGACCTGGACGCGCTGCCGTTCGTGGCGCCGATCTACAAACGCGACCTGCCGATCAAGGACTACATCATCCCCCATTTCAAGAGCCCCTACGTGGCGATCTACACCAGCCGGGGCTGCCCGGCCAAGTGCACCTTCTGCCTCTGGCCCCAGACCTATTCCGGCCAGAAGATGCGGACCCGCTCCCCCCAGAGCGTCTACGAAGAGGTCAAGTGGATCAAGGAAAACCTCCCCGAGGTGCGGGACATCTCCTTTGACGACGACACCTTTTCGGCGGACAAGAAACACGCCCGCGCGGTGGCCGAACTGATCAAGCCCCTGGGCGTCTCATGGGTGATCAACGCCCGCGCCAACTGCGACTTCGAGACCCTCAAGGTCATGCGCGACGCCGGCCTGCACCACGTCATCGTCGGCTTCGAGAGCGGCAACGCCCAAATCCTCAAGAACATCAAGAAGGGGGTCACCAAGGAACAGGCCATCCAGTTCGTCAAGGATTGCAAGAAGCTGGGGATCACCATCCATGGCGCCTTCATCATGGGGTTGCCGGGCGAGACGAAGGAGACCATCCAGGAAACCATCGCCTACGCCAAGATGCTGGACCTGGAGTCGATCCAGGTATCCCTGGCCTCCCCCTACCCCGGCACCGAGTTCTTCGAGCAGTGCAAGCGGGAGGGGTGGATCGCCTCGGACGCCTACATCGACGACACCGGGCACCAGATGTGCGTCATCAACTACCCGCATCTCTCCAACGCCGAGATCTTCAAGGCGGTGGAGGATTTTTACAACAAGTTCTACTTCCGCCCCAAATACATCCTGCGCAGCATCGGCAAGATGATCGTCAACGGCGAGGAGCGCAGAAAGCTGCTCAAGGAAGGGAAACAGTACCTCGACTACATGCGCAAGCGCAAACAGACGGCGTCCTGAGGCACATCGCACCGGCATGAGACGACTCATCATCACCTCCGACGACTTCGGCCTCTCCCCCGGCGTCAACGCCGCCGTGGAAAAGGCCTGGCGCGACGGCATCCTGACCTGCGCCTCGATCATGCCGGGGGGGGCGGCGTTCGACGAAGCGGTGGCGATCGCCCGCCGCAATCCCGGCCTGCAGGTGGGTCTGCACCTGACCCTGGTCCAGGGCTCCGCCGTGCTGCCGCCTGAGAAGATCCCCGGCCTGGTGGATGCCGCCGGCACCTTCAGGGACAACCCCGTAGCCGCCGGCATGCGCTATTTCTTCGACAAGGGGCTGTACAAACAGTTGCAACGGGAGATCGAGGCCCAGATCGGGCGGGTGCAGGATGCCGGCATCCCGGTGACGCACATCGACGGGCACCTCAACATCCACCTGCACCCCACGGTGTTCGCGTTTCTCCGGGAATTGATGCCCCGCTACGGCATCACCAGCCTCCGCCTCTCGCGGGAGCGCCTCATGCACAACCTGGCCTTCGACCGCGAGCGCATCGCGGGGAAGGCCCTGGAACGGGTCATCTTCGGAGCCCTCTCCTCCCAGGCCCTGCCGGAACTGAAACGGCTGGGCGTCCGCCACGCGCAGGAGGTCAAGGGGGTCCTCAACTCCGGCCGGATGAGCGAGGCGTACATCCTGGGCATCCTGGACGGGCTGGAAGAAGGGCTGACGGAAATATACTTCCATCCCGGCATCCTGCCGGACAGCGAGATTACCCGCCGCATGCCGGATTACCGTCACGAGGACGAACTGGCCGCCATCACCAGCCCGCGGATCAGGCGGAAACTGGCGGATTTGAGCATAGAATTGACCAATTATCGGGGAGACAGGAAACCGTATGTTTAAGACCGTGATTATCATGTTCATGGCGGTAAGCGCCGGAACCGTGGGCGACATCCTGCTGGCCAAGGGGATGAAGGAGATGGGCGACATATCGG is a window of Geobacter sp. FeAm09 DNA encoding:
- the hpnJ gene encoding hopanoid biosynthesis associated radical SAM protein HpnJ; its protein translation is MKPLFLNPPTFEDFDGGAGARYQASREVTSFWYPTWLCYPAGMIEGSRVVDAPVQRLSIEECLAIAKDYDLVVMYTSTPTLKIDIETARRIKAQKPGTVTVLTGPHVTIQPEESLKAGAGIIDIVCRGEFDYAVKELCEGREWERVEGISFLRNGQAVHTPDRPILTDLDALPFVAPIYKRDLPIKDYIIPHFKSPYVAIYTSRGCPAKCTFCLWPQTYSGQKMRTRSPQSVYEEVKWIKENLPEVRDISFDDDTFSADKKHARAVAELIKPLGVSWVINARANCDFETLKVMRDAGLHHVIVGFESGNAQILKNIKKGVTKEQAIQFVKDCKKLGITIHGAFIMGLPGETKETIQETIAYAKMLDLESIQVSLASPYPGTEFFEQCKREGWIASDAYIDDTGHQMCVINYPHLSNAEIFKAVEDFYNKFYFRPKYILRSIGKMIVNGEERRKLLKEGKQYLDYMRKRKQTAS
- the hpnK gene encoding hopanoid biosynthesis-associated protein HpnK, with the translated sequence MRRLIITSDDFGLSPGVNAAVEKAWRDGILTCASIMPGGAAFDEAVAIARRNPGLQVGLHLTLVQGSAVLPPEKIPGLVDAAGTFRDNPVAAGMRYFFDKGLYKQLQREIEAQIGRVQDAGIPVTHIDGHLNIHLHPTVFAFLRELMPRYGITSLRLSRERLMHNLAFDRERIAGKALERVIFGALSSQALPELKRLGVRHAQEVKGVLNSGRMSEAYILGILDGLEEGLTEIYFHPGILPDSEITRRMPDYRHEDELAAITSPRIRRKLADLSIELTNYRGDRKPYV